The following is a genomic window from uncultured Campylobacter sp..
TAAATTTGGCTGCGGATTTCAGTGCGAGTGTGGTAGGCTAAATTTGCCGCAAGGGAAAATTTTGATCGTAGCAGTAAAATTTACGAGCTATAAAGCGTGGAGGGGCTTGTATCTGCTCCGCCGCGTGAGTGCGGGTTTGCTTTAAAATTTTGATTTTACGTGGGGTGGGTTGGTTGCACGTCCGGCATCTGTACGGCAAGGTTTATGCCCGCCGTGAGTTTGGGTGTCGCTTATGTGCGGCTCGCGCGGATGTAGCGGGGGTGTGCTGAGCCGGGCGTGGCGATCGAAATTTTAAAATTTGAAGCTCGTGGCACGCTAAATTTAATAGCTCGCAAGCGCCACGAGCGAGTGAAATTTATTATGCCTATTTTGTATGAAATTTCATAAAATTCCACGGTGGAATTCTGCGATGAAATTTAGCTATGAAATTTCGATCGCGAAATTTCCGCGATAGAATTTTAATGGCGTAATTCTGCGAAATTTGATATTAGTAAAGGATGAAATTTGATAGTTGCAATCGATCTTGGGCTTAAACGTATCGGCGTGGCGGCGGCACCGGATGATAAGACGCCGCTTCCGTGCGATCCGATCCTGCGCAAAAACCGTATCCAAGCCGCGCGCGAGCTAAGCGAGCTGCTGCGCGAAAAGGGCGCCAGCGTGCTAGTGCTGGGCGTGCCGCGCGGCGGGGCGAGCGAGGATGAGATGAGCAGGCGCATACGGCACTTCACCTCGCTGCTTGATTTTGATGGCGAGATAAAATTCCAAGATGAGAGCTTTTCGAGCGCCGAAGCGGCGGAGTTTGCGAGTAAAGGCGCTAAGGGTGGCGGCAAGGACGCGCGCTTTGATAGCATCGCCGCGATGATAATTTTGCAGAGGTTTTTGGCGAGTAAGGGTTAGGCGCGTGTGCAGTGATGTAATTTGCGCGCGGCGGCGCAAGAGGAAATCGTCGCTCGTCTATTTTGTCGCCTTTTGAAGGCCTGCGGAATTTTACTTGCTCACCTAAAACAGACGGAATTTTATGCTCATTAGAAAATGGTAAAATTTCATTACCCGCTAAAGCTTGATATAATTTTGCTTTGCCTGCAAAGAGTCTGTGGAATTTATTTTGGCGGTAGCCGTAAATGACGCTTTAGGCGGTTAAACCGAGCGAGATTGACGGCGGTTTGAACTTTAAGTAGTGAGGTTTATGCATTTTGGCGATTTGTGTTTGCGCGCACGGCTGCTATTTTAAGTTTTTTTCAAGGTCTATTTAGACGCAAAGAACGCTAAGCAAAATTGCAAAAACGCGGATGCATCATAGAACAGGGTGTAAATTTGAGATAAATTTCATTTAGGGAGCGGTTATGTTTAAGATCACGATGTTGGTAAAAAAAGCGCCGGGTATCACGCAGCAGGAGTTTGTAGCACACTGGGCGGCGCATTCGCAAAAGGTTTTGGCTAATCAAAAGGCACTAAATATCGTCCGCTATGCAAAAACTATGCCCATCTTTATCGAGGGACAGAGCACCAGACGCGAGACGGCAGCGTTTAACTACGACGCGATGGGCGAGCTGTGGTATGAGAGCGTGCAGGCGTTTGCGGATACGCGAAATAGCGAGGCGGCGCGAGCGGTGCTAGCGGAGCTGATGGCAGATGAGGCGAGGTTTTGCGATATGAAAAACTCCGTGATGTGGTTCGGCGAGGAGGAGGCTGTGATAGAGTTTGAGCGCTAGGGAGCGCGGCTTGCAGCTAATAAATTTTGAAGTAAAGCAATTCTACGTGGCATTTGGGTTTTAAAACTATCAGAATTTTACGAGCTGGGCTTGCGCGGCTGAAATCGTAATCGCAGTCTACATAGATGAAATTTACATGCGCGATACAGATACTGCGCGACCTTGATTATTTTAAGACTCACATATCTAAGTGGGTGCGATCTAAGAATCCTGGGTATTGAGCCAAAACGCCTAAAGGTGCATTATGCTTGCGATTTTGGCATAGAAAAGCCTATTTCTAAGATAAAATTTAAAGGTTGGCAGCGTAAAATTTTTTAAAATTTCTAAGAAGCAATGCGAAATTTTTAAAAGTTTTCTAGGGCGTGGCAAGATGCTAATCGCGGGCTTCGTATGCAACAAAAATATTTTACGCGTGAAATCCGCTTTAATAAATCGCCATTGCAGAGGCTGTAGGTGTTTCAGACCTCAGGATTAAATGCTTTATTATAAATACTGCAGGCGCCGTGGATGCCGCATAGACGGTGCAAGTAAAAATTGAAGCAAGCCAGCCATAAAAATAATCTTGCAAGTAAAATTTTAATTTGTCTTTTTGAAATTCAGCTCAAAGCTCCGTTTAAAATTTTATTTAAAATTTTGCTTAGGATTTTGATAGGAATTTTACAAGAATTCGCCGGAAATTTCACAGCTATTATCAAAAATTAAAATTTTATCCCTCGCTTTTTGCTATAATTATTTTTAAAATTTAAAAGGAGCAAAAATGAAAATTTTAGCGTCGATTGCCGCACTAATCGTAGCAGTCTACTTGCTCGCGCAGATATTTTTCCCGCAGGCGATTTCGTTTGTCGGATGCAGCATCGGTAGGGCTAATTCGTGCGAAGACTATGGAGCATATTTGCTTGAGGAGCGCGATTATGAGGCAGCAAAAAAGCCATTTGAAAAAGCTTGTGAAGCGGGGCTAGAAAATAGCTGTGCTATCGCGGGGGATTTATATTACGACGAGCAAAATTTATATAAAACTACGAAAGATAAGGGCAAGTCCGCGCGGTTTTATTCCAAAGCGTGTGAGCTGGGAGCCGCCAAAGCTTGCTACAACGCCGCGATAATCTCTTATAAAAATGCCGATAAGAAAAATACGTTCGCATTTTTTGCCAAATCATGCGATTTGGGACTAGGCGAGGGTTGCTTAAACGCTGCGGTCGCTAGCTACGAAGAAAAAGACTATCAGGGCGCTCTTAAGTTTTTCCTAAAATCTTGCGATGCTGCTTTGGCAGAGGGATGCCAAAGGGTTGGGCTAGCGTATTCAAAGAAGGAATTTGGCGAGCCGGATCTGGATAAAGCGATGATCTACTACGACAAAGCCTGCAAGCTGGGAGCTGAGTTTAGCTGCAACGTAGTAGCTGCGATGAATAAAATAAATGCAAGCGAGGCTAATGCTACTAAATAGATGACAGGGCTAGCTAGATGATAATACGGCGAGATCGAAATTAACTTAGAAATTTTGCGGAGCTTTATAGGATTTTATGAAATTCTGTGGAATTTTATTTCTAAATTTTATTGCTGAAATTCCGTATATTGCGATAATAGCGATAGATAGCGATTTTAAAATTTCAGTATTTTGGAAGTTAGAATTTAATCTATGCTGTGGATTTTATTGACAGAATTTTAACTTATCATAGACTTATCCATCGCGATATAGGGATTTCATCATAATCTTAGTGCATCCCTGAAAGAGAAAAAATTGTGCAAACTAGCGAGTAGCTATGCAATCACAGCTGATATAGCAAAAATATCCGAAGAAGATCGCACGGGGTAATCAATTTGCGAAGTAAGTAAAATCAATTCACAAGGGAATGGGAATCTATTAATAAACAAGTAAAATTATTCATCGCAAAGCAAGCAAAATCGATCTGTAAATGGGTAGATCAAGCTTAAAACTAACTCGAAGTAGCCTGTAAATAAACCAAATTGTAAGCAAGATAAATTTTAAGTAGGCATATTGTAAGAAAGTAAAATTTTAGATGAGATAAGTGGGATAAA
Proteins encoded in this region:
- a CDS encoding EthD domain-containing protein; the encoded protein is MFKITMLVKKAPGITQQEFVAHWAAHSQKVLANQKALNIVRYAKTMPIFIEGQSTRRETAAFNYDAMGELWYESVQAFADTRNSEAARAVLAELMADEARFCDMKNSVMWFGEEEAVIEFER
- a CDS encoding tetratricopeptide repeat protein codes for the protein MKILASIAALIVAVYLLAQIFFPQAISFVGCSIGRANSCEDYGAYLLEERDYEAAKKPFEKACEAGLENSCAIAGDLYYDEQNLYKTTKDKGKSARFYSKACELGAAKACYNAAIISYKNADKKNTFAFFAKSCDLGLGEGCLNAAVASYEEKDYQGALKFFLKSCDAALAEGCQRVGLAYSKKEFGEPDLDKAMIYYDKACKLGAEFSCNVVAAMNKINASEANATK
- the ruvX gene encoding Holliday junction resolvase RuvX, giving the protein MIVAIDLGLKRIGVAAAPDDKTPLPCDPILRKNRIQAARELSELLREKGASVLVLGVPRGGASEDEMSRRIRHFTSLLDFDGEIKFQDESFSSAEAAEFASKGAKGGGKDARFDSIAAMIILQRFLASKG